From the Saimiri boliviensis isolate mSaiBol1 chromosome X, mSaiBol1.pri, whole genome shotgun sequence genome, one window contains:
- the LOC101044342 gene encoding transcription factor BTF3 homolog 4-like isoform X1, giving the protein MNQEKLAKLQAQVRIGGKGTALRKKKVVHRTATADDKKLQSSLKKLAVNNTAGIEEVNMLKDDGTFIHFNNPEIQASLSANTFAITGHAEAKPITETLPGILSQLGADSLTSLRKLAEQFPRQVLDSKAPKPEDTGDEEEDAPDLVENFD; this is encoded by the coding sequence ATGAATCAAGAAAAGTTAGCCAAACTTCAGGCTCAGGTCCGGATAGGGGGCAAGGGTACAGCTCTCAGAAAGAAGAAGGTGGTACATAGAACAGCTACAGCTGATGACAAAAAGCTTCAGAGTTCTCTAAAAAAACTGGCTGTGAATAATACAGCTGGTATTGAAGAGGTGAACATGCTTAAAGATGACGGGACATTTATTCATTTCAACAATCCCGAAATCCAAGCTTCCCTTTCTGCTAACACCTTTGCAATTACTGGTCATGCAGAAGCCAAACCCATCACAGAAACGCTTCCTGGAATATTAAGTCAGCTCGGTGCTGACAGCTTAACAAGCCTTAGGAAGTTAGCGGAACAGTTCCCACGGCAAGTCTTGGACAGTAAAGCACCCAAACCGGAAGACActggggatgaggaggaggatgcTCCAGATCTTGTAGAAAATTTTGATTAG
- the LOC101044342 gene encoding transcription factor BTF3 homolog 4-like isoform X2: MNQEKLAKLQAQVRIGGKGTALRKKKVVHRTATADDKKLQSSLKKLAVNNTAGIEESWTVKHPNRKTLGMRRRMLQIL, translated from the exons ATGAATCAAGAAAAGTTAGCCAAACTTCAGGCTCAGGTCCGGATAGGGGGCAAGGGTACAGCTCTCAGAAAGAAGAAGGTGGTACATAGAACAGCTACAGCTGATGACAAAAAGCTTCAGAGTTCTCTAAAAAAACTGGCTGTGAATAATACAGCTGGTATTGAAGAG TCTTGGACAGTAAAGCACCCAAACCGGAAGACActggggatgaggaggaggatgcTCCAGATCTTGTAG